Proteins found in one Zea mays cultivar B73 chromosome 1, Zm-B73-REFERENCE-NAM-5.0, whole genome shotgun sequence genomic segment:
- the LOC118473617 gene encoding uncharacterized protein: protein MRRKKHLDRGGGGRGGGTELFICFTSRPSAASAAPVAGGSAQSSLRPSSSSKLLSPGRGSASASGAETVPAPPLHPSLSRRLRNSGSLKGGQSPMFPSGSTGGGRRSRGGFEPAEPSSPKVTCIGQVRVKGGKRKPKHTSAATLHSCSRRGGVGSAEVSFRRAGDDRDGPQSKNQGWVYQIPVNICEALKTFGSCGGRSLCSPSRHGGAGERGALPTDANCGKKRRQGAPAGGSWLCGAAVARCLLAIQEEDDDEVGNGKGAAVVPAEEMRTSEVGLVMEGWDVEEEKAVMMGDVEVEKKDEILVVGKEEEGRVSVCIPPRNALLLMRCRSDPVRMAALATRFWGSPAAATVEQVDNEVAGCLNDNEEEEEKEEEAEAEPLECKDGARCSAVSVKDLKCEECGSDENDGAEAGEINQEKAEAEESSKCGDLVEEKEGASCRVGVEEAQIVRKDAELEVPLGEVTEMENQGPDMVELVVSEEEVPGHEKVDEEMMGRRSINSYSPSATLKEDRTKLRRLSSRMCVSTSSRASSSSDRVGRRHSFSAEMEARRSSFSSLKDSRRASFSIDRDGRRWSFSIEQEHLVAQPKVLMASRKGKKTSSEAESEKDCDVVAPNSAEEGQESYDDGKEEDTTENVAEEGKTKSAEANQEVEKVETRAEECEGGTVPVIHRRKKSGELPDCLLLMMYEPKLSMEVSKETWVCSTDFVHWKSYQGKNNRNHWQQKASAAGTVETKEKENAEGTTIANDVQESKDPSTVNSAVPMPCPVVQKTPPLKPATTEQKLKLELPPVTNAAAYAPFVLKRCKSEPMRSSARLAPDACFWKDRHRPLNAAGVGF, encoded by the coding sequence ATGCGCCGCAAGAAGCACTTGGACCGGGGTGGCGGCGGACGCGGCGGTGGCACGGAGCTCTTCATCTGCTTCACCTCCCGGCCCTCCGCCGCCTCCGCCGCTCCTGTCGCCGGCGGCAGCGCGCAGTCTTCCCTCCGCCCCTCCAGCTCCTCCAAGCTCCTCAGCCCCGGCCGCGGTAGTGCCAGCGCAAGCGGAGCTGAGACAGTGCCGGCCCCCCCTCTGCACCCCTCACTCAGCCGCCGCCTCCGCAACAGCGGCAGCCTCAAGGGCGGCCAGTCCCCAATGTTCCCGTCCGGGTCCACCGGCGGTGGCCGCCGCAGCCGGGGTGGATTCGAACCTGCCGAGCCGTCCTCTCCCAAGGTCACCTGCATCGGCCAAGTCCGCGTCAAGGGCGGTAAGCGCAAGCCCAAGCACACCTCAGCCGCCACTCTGCACTCCTGCTCCAGACGCGGCGGAGTCGGGAGCGCAGAGGTCAGCTTTCGCCGCGCCGGCGACGACCGGGACGGACCCCAGAGCAAGAACCAGGGCTGGGTGTACCAGATCCCGGTCAACATCTGCGAGGCACTCAAGACATTTGGCTCCTGCGGTGGCCGCTCGCTCTGCTCGCCGTCTCGGCATGGCGGAGCCGGCGAGCGGGGCGCACTCCCCACCGATGCAAACTGTGGCAAGAAGCGGCGGCAGGGCGCTCCTGCTGGGGGTAGCTGGCTGTGCGGTGCTGCCGTGGCGAGGTGCCTTCTGGCGATccaggaggaggacgacgacgaggTCGGCAACGGCAAGGGAGCTGCAGTTGTGCCGGCAGAAGAGATGAGGACATCGGAAGTGGGGCTCGTCATGGAAGGGTGGGATGTCGAGGAGGAGAAGGCTGTGATGATGGGGGATGTGgaggtggagaagaaagatgagatCTTGGTAGTGGGGAAGGAAGAAGAGGGGAGAGTAAGTGTCTGCATCCCCCCGAGGAATGCACTGCTGCTAATGCGCTGCCGGTCAGACCCAGTTCGCATGGCTGCTCTTGCCACCCGCTTCTGGGGGTCTCCAGCTGCAGCTACCGTGGAGCAGGTGGACAATGAGGTGGCTGGGTGCCTCAACGAcaatgaggaagaagaagaaaaggaagaggaggctgaggctgagccacTGGAGTGCAAAGATGGAGCTCGCTGTTCAGCTGTTTCTGTCAAAGACTTGAAATGTGAAGAGTGTGGTTCTGATGAAAATGATGGCGCTGAAGCAGGGGAGATAAATCAAGAAAAGGCAGAAGCTGAAGAGAGTTCTAAATGTGGAGATCTAGTGGAAGAAAAGGAGGGTGCATCATGCAGAGTAGGGGTGGAGGAAGCACAAATTGTTCGGAAAGATGCCGAGTTGGAGGTTCCTTTGGGAGAAGTTACAGAGATGGAAAACCAAGGGCCGGACATGGTGGAGTTGGTGGTCAGTGAGGAAGAAGTTCCAGGACATGAGAAAGTTGACGAAGAGATGATGGGGAGGAGATCAATCAACAGCTATTCTCCCTCGGCAACTCTGAAAGAGGACCGCACCAAATTGCGACGGTTGAGTAGCAGGATGTGTGTTAGCACTAGTAGCAGGGCCTCATCATCCAGTGATAGGGTTGGCAGGCGACACAGCTTCTCAGCTGAGATGGAGGCACGGCGGTCTAGCTTCTCGAGCTTGAAGGATTCAAGGAGAGCTAGTTTCTCCATTGATAGAGATGGCCGGAGGTGGAGCTTCTCAATTGAACAGGAGCATCTTGTTGCGCAGCCTAAGGTGCTGATGGCATCCAGAAAGGGGAAGAAGACGTCTTCTGAGGCAGAGTCAGAAAAGGATTGTGATGTTGTTGCTCCAAACAGTGCAGAGGAAGGTCAAGAATCCTATGACGATGGAAAGGAAGAAGACACTACTGAGAATGTAGCGGAAGAAGGAAAAACAAAGTCTGCGGAAGCGAACCAGGAAGTAGAGAAAGTAGAAACTAGAGCAGAAGAGTGTGAAGGTGGGACAGTACCAGTGATACATAGGAGGAAGAAGAGTGGTGAGTTACCAGATTGCCTCCTGTTGATGATGTATGAGCCGAAGCTCTCCATGGAGGTCTCCAAGGAGACATGGGTCTGCAGCACCGATTTCGTCCATTGGAAGTCTTACCAGGGCAAGAATAACCGCAATCACTGGCAACAGAAGGCTTCTGCTGCTGGAACAGTGGAGACTAAGGAAAAGGAGAATGCTGAAGGCACCACCATTGCGAATGATGTACAAGAGAGCAAAGATCCATCAACGGTGAACTCAGCTGTGCCCATGCCATGTCCAGTTGTCCAGAAGACACCACCACTCAAACCAGCTACCACAGAACAGAAGCTGAAGCTGGAGTTGCCGCCAGTTACCAATGCGGCAGCCTATGCTCCATTTGTTCTGAAAAGGTGCAAGTCAGAGCCGATGCGATCATCGGCGCGTTTGGCACCCGATGCTTGCTTCTGGAAGGACCGCCATCGGCCGCTGAATGCGGCTGGAGTTGGGTTCTGA